One part of the Caproiciproducens sp. CPB-2 genome encodes these proteins:
- a CDS encoding NAD(P)/FAD-dependent oxidoreductase, translating into MINPLNRPYDALIIGGGAAGLMAAGTAAGNGLRVCLVEKNTRSGRKLMITGKGRCNITNNCDVQTFIASVPSNGRFLYSAANRFSPQDTIRFFEELGLPVKTERGNRVFPQSDKAADVVDKLVDFVRDSRADVITGEVKRLILKDHVVFGVELQNGSQIPADSVVVCCGGASYPGTGSTGDGYRLARQAGHTVTRLRPSLVPLTAYGEECRRMMGLSLKNVAIKVWDTVKKKNIYEDFGEMLFTHFGVSGPMILSASAHMGEMSPGRYRVSIDLKPALSPEQLDARIQRDFELNHNKDFSNSLSALLPSKMIPIVVEKSGIPAETKCNQITKEMRRAFAGLLKSFEISISGFRPIEEAIVTSGGVKTSEINPKTMESKLVRGLYFAGEVLDVDAYTGGFNLQIAFCTGRLAANSLNRQEENE; encoded by the coding sequence ATGATAAATCCATTGAACCGGCCTTATGACGCGCTGATTATCGGCGGCGGAGCCGCAGGCCTGATGGCCGCCGGGACTGCTGCGGGCAACGGGCTGCGCGTCTGCCTGGTCGAAAAAAACACCCGCTCCGGCCGGAAGCTGATGATTACGGGGAAGGGCAGATGCAATATCACCAACAACTGCGACGTGCAGACCTTCATCGCTTCCGTTCCGTCAAACGGACGGTTCCTTTATAGCGCCGCCAACCGGTTTTCCCCGCAGGACACCATCCGCTTTTTCGAGGAGCTGGGACTTCCGGTCAAAACGGAGCGAGGAAACCGGGTGTTCCCGCAGTCGGACAAAGCGGCCGACGTAGTCGATAAGCTGGTCGATTTTGTGAGGGACAGTAGGGCGGACGTCATAACCGGCGAGGTAAAACGGCTGATTTTAAAAGACCATGTAGTTTTCGGCGTGGAATTGCAGAACGGTTCCCAAATTCCGGCCGATTCCGTTGTGGTCTGCTGCGGCGGCGCTTCCTATCCCGGGACCGGTTCCACCGGCGACGGCTACCGCCTTGCCAGACAGGCCGGGCATACGGTGACCCGGCTGCGTCCTTCTCTGGTTCCGCTGACCGCTTACGGCGAAGAGTGCCGCAGGATGATGGGGCTCTCTTTGAAAAATGTCGCCATAAAGGTGTGGGATACGGTAAAGAAAAAAAATATCTACGAAGACTTCGGAGAAATGCTCTTTACGCATTTCGGCGTTTCCGGCCCCATGATTCTGAGCGCGAGCGCCCATATGGGGGAGATGTCGCCGGGGCGCTACCGTGTTTCGATCGATTTGAAGCCGGCGCTTTCTCCGGAGCAGCTTGACGCCCGGATTCAGCGCGATTTTGAATTGAACCATAACAAGGACTTTTCAAATTCGCTGTCGGCTCTGCTGCCCAGTAAAATGATTCCCATCGTCGTAGAAAAATCCGGGATTCCCGCTGAAACAAAATGCAACCAGATCACCAAAGAAATGCGCAGGGCTTTTGCGGGCCTGCTGAAATCCTTTGAAATTTCCATTTCTGGTTTCCGGCCGATCGAGGAAGCCATTGTCACTTCCGGCGGAGTGAAAACCTCGGAAATCAATCCCAAAACCATGGAATCAAAGCTGGTCAGGGGACTTTATTTTGCCGGGGAAGTGCTCGATGTGGATGCATACACAGGAGGCTTCAATCTGCAGATCGCTTTTTGCACCGGCCGCCTTGCGGCAAATTCACTGAACAGGCAGGAGGAAAACGAATGA
- the cmk gene encoding (d)CMP kinase, producing the protein MTAVAIDGPAGAGKSTIARRAAREIGFIYVDTGALYRAVGLYMLQQGVDTSDARAVTPLLRQVHLTLTFQNGEQKVILCGEDVSSAIRTAEVSMAASNVSAIPAVRDFLFSLQKDIAKNNDVVMDGRDIGTVVLPDAQVKIFLTASPEERARRRYEQMIKKGEHADYDDVLSDLKTRDYNDSHRTVAPLVPAAAAVIVDTTGNTLEQSVKQLVAIIKENLQYNK; encoded by the coding sequence ATGACTGCAGTTGCCATTGACGGGCCTGCCGGAGCGGGCAAAAGCACGATCGCCCGCCGTGCGGCCAGGGAAATCGGCTTTATTTACGTAGATACCGGCGCGCTTTACCGTGCCGTCGGGCTTTATATGCTGCAACAGGGAGTGGACACGTCGGACGCCCGTGCCGTGACTCCGCTGCTTCGGCAGGTCCATCTTACGCTGACCTTTCAAAACGGGGAGCAGAAGGTGATCCTTTGCGGAGAAGACGTTTCCAGCGCGATCCGCACCGCGGAGGTTTCCATGGCGGCGTCCAACGTTTCGGCGATTCCCGCCGTCAGGGATTTCTTATTTTCCCTGCAAAAGGATATCGCAAAGAACAATGATGTGGTTATGGACGGCCGCGATATCGGAACGGTCGTGCTGCCGGACGCGCAGGTCAAAATTTTTCTGACTGCTTCTCCGGAGGAACGGGCCCGAAGAAGATACGAGCAAATGATAAAAAAGGGTGAGCATGCGGATTATGACGACGTGCTGAGCGATCTGAAAACGCGGGACTACAACGATTCGCACCGTACCGTCGCGCCCCTTGTCCCCGCTGCAGCCGCCGTGATCGTGGACACTACGGGCAATACGCTGGAGCAGTCGGTGAAACAGCTGGTTGCAATTATTAAAGAAAATCTGCAATATAATAAATGA
- a CDS encoding lysophospholipid acyltransferase family protein — protein MKRTPLYNFGKIFVQGFLKYFIPYRVNNRENMPEYGRVIVCCNHLSLSDPVRLAFTQQRQIFFMSKAELFENKALGLLLSSLGAFPVQRGKSNKTAINRAGELLENEQALGVFIEGTRSKTGEFLQPKAGAVMLAHKYNAPILPCCITAKDGGVPKMFHKCMVSYGKLIQPDELGIENGSGSEYRSASRFVMEKIAELRERDLDTFLAARV, from the coding sequence ATGAAACGTACGCCGCTTTATAATTTTGGCAAGATTTTTGTTCAGGGCTTTCTGAAATATTTTATTCCCTATCGGGTGAATAACAGGGAAAATATGCCGGAATACGGCAGGGTGATTGTGTGCTGCAACCATCTCAGCCTGTCGGATCCGGTTCGGCTGGCTTTTACGCAGCAGCGTCAGATCTTTTTCATGTCCAAAGCGGAATTGTTTGAAAACAAAGCGTTGGGGCTGCTGCTTTCTTCACTCGGCGCTTTCCCCGTACAAAGGGGAAAAAGCAATAAAACAGCGATCAACCGTGCGGGAGAGCTGCTTGAAAACGAGCAGGCGCTGGGTGTCTTTATTGAGGGTACGCGCTCCAAAACGGGGGAGTTTCTTCAGCCGAAGGCGGGCGCGGTGATGCTTGCCCATAAATACAACGCCCCGATTCTGCCGTGCTGCATTACTGCAAAGGACGGCGGGGTGCCGAAAATGTTCCACAAATGCATGGTGTCGTACGGGAAGCTGATCCAGCCGGACGAACTCGGCATTGAAAACGGCTCCGGCAGCGAGTATCGCAGTGCTTCCCGTTTTGTGATGGAGAAAATAGCCGAGCTTCGCGAGCGGGACCTGGACACTTTTCTGGCCGCAAGGGTCTAA
- a CDS encoding lysophospholipid acyltransferase family protein, translated as MLYFFCLRLAAPLARLIYRVQYRGVENIPGSGKLIVCSNHKSVIDPLFLAAPFRRQVRYMAKSELFENHGRLVCWWLYRMGAFPVVRESADAQSMKTALHILYDGGILGIFPQGKCVFDNAPFRPKAGVAMLAYKAQAPVLPVSIYCDGVIRPFRRVTVRFGEPIPFEELGLKDHSSVSLRAAAGMIAEKINNMLEEKH; from the coding sequence ATGCTGTATTTTTTCTGTCTTCGTCTGGCTGCCCCTCTGGCCCGGCTCATTTACCGGGTACAGTACAGGGGAGTCGAGAATATTCCCGGCAGCGGAAAGCTGATTGTCTGCAGCAATCACAAATCGGTGATCGACCCGCTTTTTCTTGCGGCGCCTTTCAGGCGGCAGGTCCGTTATATGGCGAAGTCCGAACTCTTTGAAAATCACGGAAGGCTGGTCTGCTGGTGGCTGTACCGCATGGGTGCGTTCCCGGTTGTAAGGGAAAGCGCCGACGCGCAGTCCATGAAGACCGCTCTGCATATCCTGTATGACGGCGGGATTCTGGGGATTTTCCCGCAGGGGAAATGCGTCTTTGACAACGCGCCGTTCCGTCCGAAAGCCGGGGTGGCCATGCTTGCCTATAAAGCACAGGCGCCTGTATTGCCGGTATCCATTTACTGCGACGGCGTCATCAGGCCGTTTCGCCGGGTGACCGTCCGTTTCGGGGAGCCGATTCCTTTTGAGGAACTGGGACTGAAGGACCATTCGTCCGTTTCCCTCCGCGCGGCGGCGGGAATGATCGCGGAAAAAATCAACAACATGCTGGAGGAAAAACATTGA
- a CDS encoding bifunctional 4-hydroxy-3-methylbut-2-enyl diphosphate reductase/30S ribosomal protein S1 encodes MKIIVARSAGFCFGVNRAVEMVNGLLDQGKKVCTLGPIIHNPQTLEQLASRGVTIVDSPDQAPPDSTMVIRSHGVPKAVYDSLLEKKADFVNATCPFVAKIHHIVSKVSAEGKTVLIAGDAHHPEVEGIRGHCTGKCYVFKNAAELQNILERFPVAQEDSPCVVAQTTFSVSEWENCLEMLKRVYTNATIFDTICNATAKRQSEAEFLSRQCDAMIVIGGRESSNTAKLRDVCMKNCTTYLIETADELPLSVLKESECIGITAGASTPASIIKEVLDTMSEINEGAGQNLMENNAEGNFEEMLEESLKNLNTDEKVHGVVVGITPSEVYVDVGRKQAGFIPAAELSADPNVRPEDLVKVGDEMDLLIMRTNDQEGTIMLSKKRLDAAKGWEAVTAAEESEAVLTGVVTEVIKGGVIAVTNGVRVFIPASQATASRGDPLEDLLKKEVKFRIIEVNRGRRRAVGSIRSVLKDERKAQAEKFWETAEEGKEYTGVVKSLTAYGAFVDLGGIDGMIHISELSWGRIKHPSEVVNVGDTVQVYIKGLDQEKGKISLGYKRAEDNPWEILKRDYPVGTVCDVTIVGMTAFGAFARIIPGIDGLIHISQIADHRIEKPQDVLKVNDVVKAKITEIDFDKKRVSLSIRALLEPVEQAVEEVPAE; translated from the coding sequence TTGAAAATCATCGTCGCCCGTTCCGCTGGCTTCTGTTTCGGCGTGAACAGGGCAGTGGAAATGGTCAATGGGCTTTTGGACCAGGGGAAGAAGGTCTGCACGCTGGGCCCGATTATTCACAATCCGCAGACTTTGGAGCAGCTTGCCTCGCGCGGTGTGACAATCGTGGATTCGCCCGATCAGGCACCTCCGGATTCGACCATGGTCATCCGCTCCCACGGAGTGCCGAAGGCGGTTTATGACAGCCTGCTTGAGAAAAAAGCCGATTTTGTGAACGCAACCTGTCCTTTCGTCGCAAAAATACACCATATTGTTTCAAAAGTTTCCGCTGAGGGAAAAACGGTGCTGATTGCCGGCGATGCCCATCATCCGGAAGTAGAGGGTATCCGGGGGCACTGCACAGGAAAATGTTATGTTTTCAAAAATGCCGCGGAGCTGCAAAATATTTTGGAACGTTTTCCGGTTGCACAGGAAGATTCTCCCTGTGTGGTTGCTCAGACGACTTTCAGCGTCTCTGAATGGGAAAATTGTTTGGAAATGCTAAAAAGGGTATATACAAATGCAACAATTTTTGATACAATATGTAATGCGACTGCTAAGCGTCAATCGGAAGCGGAGTTTCTGTCCAGACAGTGCGACGCAATGATTGTGATCGGCGGCAGGGAAAGTTCCAATACAGCAAAACTTCGTGATGTGTGCATGAAAAACTGCACCACTTATCTGATAGAAACAGCGGACGAGCTGCCGCTGTCCGTTCTAAAAGAATCCGAATGTATTGGCATTACTGCCGGTGCTTCAACGCCGGCAAGCATTATAAAGGAGGTACTTGATACCATGTCAGAAATCAATGAGGGTGCTGGTCAAAATTTAATGGAGAATAATGCCGAGGGAAACTTCGAGGAAATGCTCGAGGAATCCCTAAAGAATTTAAATACAGATGAAAAGGTACACGGTGTAGTTGTCGGCATTACTCCCAGCGAAGTTTATGTCGACGTAGGCAGAAAGCAGGCCGGCTTTATTCCTGCTGCGGAGCTTTCCGCCGATCCCAACGTACGGCCCGAGGACCTTGTTAAGGTAGGCGATGAGATGGATCTTCTCATCATGCGTACCAACGATCAGGAAGGCACCATCATGCTTTCCAAGAAGCGCCTGGATGCCGCGAAGGGCTGGGAAGCCGTTACCGCAGCTGAGGAAAGCGAAGCTGTTCTGACCGGCGTTGTCACCGAAGTCATCAAGGGCGGCGTCATCGCTGTCACAAACGGCGTACGCGTGTTTATCCCCGCTTCTCAGGCTACCGCTTCCCGCGGCGATCCGCTGGAGGACCTGCTGAAGAAAGAAGTCAAATTCCGCATTATCGAAGTAAACCGCGGCCGCAGACGCGCTGTCGGCTCCATCCGTTCCGTACTGAAGGACGAGAGAAAAGCACAGGCGGAGAAGTTCTGGGAAACCGCGGAGGAAGGCAAGGAATATACCGGTGTTGTCAAGTCTCTGACCGCTTACGGCGCGTTTGTCGATCTGGGCGGCATCGACGGCATGATCCATATTTCCGAGCTCTCCTGGGGCAGGATCAAGCACCCTTCCGAGGTCGTCAATGTCGGCGATACGGTTCAGGTTTATATCAAGGGACTCGATCAGGAAAAGGGTAAGATTTCCCTTGGCTACAAGCGTGCGGAGGACAATCCGTGGGAAATCCTCAAGCGTGATTATCCTGTGGGCACAGTCTGCGATGTTACGATTGTCGGCATGACCGCTTTCGGCGCTTTCGCAAGAATTATTCCTGGTATCGACGGTTTGATACATATCTCTCAAATCGCCGATCACAGAATCGAAAAGCCGCAGGATGTTTTGAAGGTCAACGACGTTGTAAAAGCCAAAATCACCGAGATCGATTTTGACAAAAAGCGTGTCAGCCTTTCGATCAGAGCTTTGCTCGAACCTGTTGAGCAGGCTGTCGAAGAGGTACCTGCCGAATAA
- the yunB gene encoding sporulation protein YunB, producing the protein MRRWHRFGYGNRIHTRIYWKSLIVIILCLGFIILIDSHFRPIIKSITTNQARIQSIDTINNAVTEELAQNGVTYQDLVSVERDSRGKILAITTQMVKMNELKSAIISNVQKEIGDDGHMDVGVPLGTLTGSDLLHGWGPKVPLRLTLSGNVNADFKSTFESAGINQTKHQIILNVHTSVYSFLPGFDTTTEVDTNVPVAETIIVGDVPQVVANIN; encoded by the coding sequence ATGAGAAGGTGGCACAGGTTCGGATATGGTAACCGTATACATACGCGAATTTACTGGAAATCGCTGATTGTCATAATTCTTTGTCTGGGGTTTATAATATTAATTGATTCCCATTTTCGTCCCATCATCAAATCGATTACGACCAATCAGGCCCGCATTCAATCCATCGACACCATTAACAACGCCGTAACCGAAGAGCTGGCCCAAAACGGGGTGACCTATCAGGATCTGGTATCGGTGGAACGGGACAGTAGGGGCAAAATATTGGCGATTACAACGCAGATGGTAAAGATGAATGAACTGAAATCTGCCATTATCTCCAATGTACAGAAGGAAATCGGAGACGACGGCCATATGGATGTAGGCGTTCCTTTGGGAACGCTTACAGGCAGTGATCTGCTTCATGGCTGGGGCCCGAAGGTGCCGCTCAGGCTGACGCTTTCCGGAAACGTGAACGCGGACTTCAAAAGCACCTTTGAGTCCGCCGGAATCAACCAGACGAAGCATCAGATCATTCTGAATGTGCACACCAGTGTGTATTCTTTTCTGCCGGGTTTTGATACCACTACGGAAGTGGACACCAATGTCCCCGTTGCGGAAACAATCATTGTAGGCGATGTACCGCAGGTAGTTGCAAACATAAATTAA
- the ligA gene encoding NAD-dependent DNA ligase LigA → MDVKEAKKQLKELRKQIEYHNKKYYTEDAPEIDDYEYDMMYRRLQQLEEQFPELVTPDSPTQKVGAEVLNKFQPVVHTVPMESLHDSFSEQELIDFDRRVRAAVDRPVYIVEPKFDGLSVSLEYRDGQFVRGSTRGDGTVGEDVTDNLRTIRTVPKQLTRPLPFLEVRGEVYMSHESFFRLSERQELNDEKPFKNPRNAAAGSLRQKDSRVTASRTLDIFVFNVQQLVGEELHNHDDALNFLKELGFAVPPFFTSCSTVEEVIAEVNRIGELRGSLDYSIDGAVIKVNSFVQRDVLGSTSKFPKWAEAFKYPPEEKETRLLSIEINVGRTGVLTPTGVFEPVTLAGTTVSRATLHNEDFIHEKDIRIGDTVILRKAGEIIPEVVSVVSHMQDSEPYVMPGVCPSCGVRVAREEGEAATRCTNPECPAQLLRHMIHFSSRDAMDIEGLGPAVLEQLIQQGLLSSPADLYTLRHDQIVSLERKGEKSSQNLIDAIERSKENDLYRLVYAFGIPHIGLKAAKLLSSCFRNMDAIFHATAEEIAAIDGFGGVMADSVVQFFALDNTAHLIGRLRDAGVNMLCKTVVDDNRFYGKTFVLTGTLPTLTRTQAGAIIEKMGGKVSGSVSKKTDYVLAGEDAGSKLTKAQQLRITVISEEEFNEMIQ, encoded by the coding sequence ATGGATGTTAAAGAAGCGAAAAAGCAGCTGAAAGAACTGAGGAAGCAAATCGAATATCATAATAAAAAGTACTATACGGAAGACGCGCCGGAAATCGACGACTATGAGTACGATATGATGTACCGCCGTCTGCAGCAGCTTGAAGAACAGTTTCCGGAGCTGGTCACTCCCGATTCTCCCACGCAGAAGGTTGGCGCGGAGGTCCTGAATAAATTTCAGCCCGTCGTGCACACCGTTCCCATGGAAAGCCTGCACGATTCCTTTTCCGAGCAGGAGCTGATTGATTTTGACCGCAGGGTGCGTGCTGCCGTGGACCGCCCGGTCTACATTGTTGAGCCGAAATTTGACGGTCTTTCCGTTTCGCTGGAGTACCGTGACGGCCAGTTTGTCAGGGGTTCCACCCGTGGAGACGGCACGGTTGGAGAGGATGTAACGGATAATCTCAGAACCATCCGCACCGTACCGAAACAGCTGACCCGGCCGCTGCCGTTTCTGGAAGTGCGCGGTGAGGTATATATGTCGCATGAGAGCTTTTTCCGCCTTTCCGAGCGTCAGGAGCTGAACGATGAAAAGCCCTTTAAAAATCCGCGCAATGCCGCGGCGGGTTCCCTCCGGCAGAAGGATTCCAGGGTTACCGCTTCCCGCACCCTGGACATTTTTGTGTTCAATGTGCAGCAGCTGGTCGGAGAGGAGCTTCACAACCATGATGATGCCCTGAACTTTTTAAAGGAGTTGGGATTTGCCGTACCGCCTTTTTTTACCTCCTGTTCCACGGTGGAGGAGGTCATAGCCGAGGTCAACCGGATCGGGGAGCTGCGCGGCTCGCTGGACTATTCCATCGACGGCGCCGTCATCAAGGTCAATTCCTTTGTTCAGCGCGATGTTTTGGGGAGCACCTCAAAATTTCCCAAATGGGCGGAAGCGTTCAAGTATCCGCCGGAAGAGAAGGAAACCAGGCTGCTCAGTATTGAAATCAATGTCGGGCGTACCGGCGTCCTGACCCCGACGGGCGTTTTTGAGCCGGTCACGCTGGCGGGAACGACGGTAAGCCGCGCCACGCTTCACAATGAAGACTTTATCCATGAAAAAGATATCCGTATCGGTGATACCGTCATCCTGAGAAAAGCCGGGGAAATCATTCCGGAAGTCGTTTCCGTTGTATCTCATATGCAGGATTCCGAACCGTATGTCATGCCCGGGGTATGTCCGTCCTGCGGGGTCAGGGTGGCGCGCGAGGAGGGTGAGGCGGCTACGCGCTGCACCAATCCCGAGTGTCCGGCGCAGCTTTTGCGCCACATGATCCATTTTTCCAGCCGCGATGCCATGGACATTGAAGGACTTGGCCCGGCGGTGCTTGAACAGCTGATTCAGCAGGGACTGCTTTCCTCTCCTGCGGATTTATATACTCTGCGTCACGACCAGATCGTGTCATTGGAACGCAAGGGTGAAAAATCATCTCAGAATCTGATCGACGCAATTGAGAGGTCGAAGGAAAACGACCTTTACCGGCTGGTCTATGCATTCGGAATTCCCCATATCGGCCTGAAGGCCGCCAAACTGCTTTCCTCCTGTTTTCGGAATATGGACGCGATCTTCCATGCTACGGCGGAAGAAATCGCCGCGATCGACGGCTTTGGCGGGGTAATGGCGGACAGTGTCGTTCAGTTTTTCGCACTGGACAATACGGCGCATCTGATCGGCCGGCTGCGCGACGCGGGGGTCAATATGCTCTGTAAAACAGTGGTGGACGACAACCGCTTTTACGGCAAGACCTTTGTGCTGACGGGAACGCTCCCGACCCTGACCCGGACGCAGGCGGGCGCCATCATAGAAAAGATGGGCGGGAAGGTGTCCGGCAGCGTTTCTAAAAAGACCGATTATGTATTGGCGGGAGAAGACGCCGGCAGCAAGCTGACAAAGGCGCAGCAGCTAAGAATAACGGTCATTTCCGAAGAGGAATTCAATGAGATGATTCAATAG